In Arthrobacter sp. B3I9, the following are encoded in one genomic region:
- the miaA gene encoding tRNA (adenosine(37)-N6)-dimethylallyltransferase MiaA: MIAVVGPTGSGKSDLAVSLALELDGEVINADSMQFYRGMDIGTAKITDAERRGVPHHLLDILDVTEEASVSDFQQQARALIAAIHARGKRAILAGGSGLYVRAALDVLEFPGTDPAVRRRLEAELETAGPGPLRSRLEAVDPVSAARLGDARRIIRALEVHELTGRPFSSFMPTREYVQPAVQIGLAVDREQLRERLARRVHAMVEQGLLEEVRRLDAAGLRMGRTAPRALGYAQFLKVLDGESDVGKAAEETIVATRQFARRQLTWFRADPRIHWLDWRDPEVVAKAAAACSPGAAGPDLARQPER, encoded by the coding sequence GTGATTGCCGTCGTCGGGCCCACAGGGTCCGGCAAGTCGGACCTCGCCGTCTCGCTCGCCCTGGAGCTGGACGGCGAGGTGATCAACGCCGATTCGATGCAGTTCTACCGCGGCATGGACATCGGCACCGCCAAGATCACCGACGCCGAACGCAGGGGAGTACCGCATCACCTCCTGGACATCCTTGACGTCACCGAGGAAGCCAGCGTCTCCGACTTCCAGCAGCAGGCCCGCGCGCTGATTGCGGCGATCCATGCCCGCGGCAAACGGGCCATCCTGGCAGGCGGTTCCGGACTTTACGTCCGCGCCGCCCTGGACGTGCTGGAATTCCCGGGCACCGACCCCGCCGTCCGCCGCCGGCTGGAAGCAGAACTGGAAACCGCCGGCCCCGGCCCGTTACGGAGCAGGCTGGAAGCGGTGGATCCGGTATCCGCCGCCCGGCTCGGCGACGCCCGCCGGATCATCCGCGCCCTCGAGGTCCACGAACTGACCGGACGCCCCTTCAGCTCCTTCATGCCCACCCGCGAGTACGTCCAGCCCGCCGTGCAGATCGGCCTCGCAGTGGACCGCGAGCAGCTCAGGGAGCGGCTCGCCCGCCGCGTCCATGCCATGGTGGAACAGGGACTCCTCGAAGAGGTCCGGCGGCTTGACGCTGCCGGCCTGCGCATGGGCAGGACCGCCCCCCGGGCCCTCGGCTACGCCCAGTTCCTCAAAGTCCTTGACGGCGAGTCCGACGTCGGGAAGGCAGCCGAGGAGACCATCGTCGCGACCCGGCAGTTCGCGCGCCGCCAGCTCACGTGGTTCCGCGCGGACCCCCGCATCCACTGGCTGGACTGGCGGGATCCGGAAGTCGTGGCCAAAGCCGCCGCGGCCTGCAGCCCCGGTGCCGCCGGCCCGGACCTGGCCCGGCAACCGGAAAGGTAA